One segment of Monomorium pharaonis isolate MP-MQ-018 chromosome 6, ASM1337386v2, whole genome shotgun sequence DNA contains the following:
- the LOC105830149 gene encoding Golgi to ER traffic protein 4 homolog encodes MASRYSHGVQRVLAKLEASINSENYYEAHQMYRTLYFRYLGQRKYSELLELLYNGAMLLLQHEQHASGADLGILFVNVLTQSGTVPAQGFFEKITSLFGLMSPTSPERDVFVQSALKWSIKGTDYKTGHPDLHQKIAQVFWREKNYIMARQHFIHSRDGSGCAAMLVELHEQRGYMNEIDLFIAQAVLQYLCLQNKATAQEAFNSYTSRHPKINSGPPYLLPLLNFLFFLLKTIDSGKLAVFTVLCEQYQISLNRDPCYRQYLDKIGQLFFNIPPPRPRNQGLFGSLLQSFFNGLEDDDSDDEQRNTASTSHAAQELD; translated from the exons ATGGCCTCGCGGTATAGTCACGGTGTTCAGCGAGTTCTAGCGAAATTAGAGGCCTCGATAAACTCGGAGAACTACTATGAAGCCCATCAGATGTATCGAACTTTGTATTTCAG ATACCTCGGTCAGAGAAAATACTCCGAACTCCTGGAATTGCTCTACAACGGGGCGATGCTGCTGTTACAGCACGAACAG CATGCAAGTGGAGCCGACTTAGGAATTCTATTTGTCAATGTTTTAACGCAATCTGGAACAGTACCTGCGCAAGGCTTCTTTGAGAAGATCACGAGTCTGTTCGGTTTAATGAGCCCCACGTCTCCGGAAAGAGATGTGTTTGTGCAGTCAGCACTTAAGTGGAGTATAAAAGGTACTGATTACAAAACCGGCCATCCAGATTTGCACCAGAAGATAGCTCAGGTTTTTTGGAGAG AGAAGAATTACATAATGGCAAGGCAACACTTTATACATAGTAGAGATGGTTCTGGATGTGCTGCAATGTTGGTTGAACTTCACGAGCAGCGTGGTTACATGAATGAAATAGATCTCTTCATAGCTCAAGCAGTCTTACA ATATCTTTGTTTACAAAACAAAGCGACAGCGCAAGAGGCCTTCAATTCTTATACCTCAAGGCATCCAAAAATAAACAGTGGTCCGCCATATCTTCTTCCTTTGttaaatttcttgtttttcttaCTAAAAACCATTGACAG tgGTAAACTAGCCGTGTTCACAGTTCTTTGCGAACAATACCAGATATCTTTAAACAGAGATCCATGTTACCGACAGTACTTAGATAAAATAGGccaactttttttcaatatcccACCTCCGCGCCCGCGCAATCAAGGATTATTTGGCTCGTTACTGCAATCATTCTTCAATGGCCTGGAGGATGACGATTCGGATGACGAGCAACGAAATACAGCCTCAACGTCGCACGCCGCTCAAGAACTTGATTGA
- the LOC105831845 gene encoding uncharacterized protein LOC105831845 isoform X2 — MDLAETMKNIVAKGMQTEMGPPGGGSGYSATPSNAGYVTEKMYMLLQAYLQNKGWNPSIELLQCFSEFKDASMMPSAAYLQMMASRVALDSQGRLVLRENGKIILPYEHFANAVMLKHMNGPHGLHLGLEGTVRAVMESYTIGRECFGMEKEFIIEVVQNCPNPACRYYKNQLELTQKMGHMAPTYIQENEATASLLRSGFPHSTDFQASLSSTNPNTHMGGGSADLPEMRGAGNQMNLQRPPSRPSLNIPHRPVSQEKKVPSGNLQGLGNSNKDLLALHNGAWPLEGEKGSRSSSSNSEGGQEKIVRAFAEVMKNMARMKACVRPAMCKPYGKQSEALQKTLVDTIQLIQSLRSFLPPPHIPVSSWKNEDKHRLDHSTPYLSSLKAGGMEELCEQRKLD, encoded by the exons ATGGACCTGGCGGAAACTATGAAGAACATTGTTGCCAAAGGTATGCAAACTGAAATGGGTCCGCCGGGTGGAGGATCAGGCTACTCTGCGACACCGAGCAACGCCGGTTACGTCACGGAGAAGATGTACATGTTGCTACAAGcgtatttgcaaaataaaggATGGAATCCCAGTATCGAGCTACTGCAATGCTTCTCGGAATTCAAAGATGCCTCCATGATGCCGAGCGCCGCTTATTTACA AATGATGGCATCCAGAGTGGCGTTGGATTCACAGGGAAGATTAGTCCTTAGAGAGAATGGCAAGATAATACTACCCTACGAACACTTTGCTAATGCTGTAATGTTGAAACATATGAATGGACCGCACGGCTTACACTTAGGCTTGGAGGGTACGGTGAGAGCGGTTATGGAGTCCTACACTATCGGAAGAGAATGCTTTGGGATGGAGAAGGAGTTTATCATAGAAGTCGTGCAAAACTGTCCCAATCCTGCCTGCCGCTATTACAAAAATCAGCTGGAGCTCACTCAGAAGATGGGCCACATGGCACCGACTTACATCCAGGAGAATGAAGCGACCGCGTCTCTTCTGCGTTCTGGTTTTCCGCATAGCACAGATTTCCAGGCA AGCCTAAGCAGCACTAATCCAAATACACACATGGGAGGAGGATCTGCGGATTTACCGGAGATGAGGGGTGCTGGCAATCAAATGAATCTTCAACGTCCTCCAAGCCGTCCGTCATTAAATATTCCACATCGGCCTGTATCGCAAGAGAAGAAAGTGCCATCCG GAAACTTACAAGGATTAGGAAACTCCAATAAGGACCTGCTAGCGCTGCACAATGGTGCATGGCCTTTAGAAGGTGAAAAAGGATCCCGATCGTCATCTTCAAATTCAGAAG GTGGTCAAGAAAAGATTGTGCGCGCTTTTGCAGAAGTGATGAAGAACATGGCAAGGATGAAAGCTTGCGTACGACCGGCAATGTGCAAGCCGTACGGCAAACAATCCGAGGCTCTACAGAAAA CATTGGTCGATACAATACAGCTTATACAATCGTTGAGAAGTTTCTTGCCGCCCCCACATATACCAGTCTCGAGCTGGAAAAACGAAGATAAACACCGATTAGATCACAGTACCCCTTACTTGTCATCGTT aaaagcTGGCGGAATGGAAGAATTATGCGAGCAGCGTAAGCTAGACTAA
- the LOC105831845 gene encoding uncharacterized protein LOC105831845 isoform X1, whose amino-acid sequence MDLAETMKNIVAKGMQTEMGPPGGGSGYSATPSNAGYVTEKMYMLLQAYLQNKGWNPSIELLQCFSEFKDASMMPSAAYLQMMASRVALDSQGRLVLRENGKIILPYEHFANAVMLKHMNGPHGLHLGLEGTVRAVMESYTIGRECFGMEKEFIIEVVQNCPNPACRYYKNQLELTQKMGHMAPTYIQENEATASLLRSGFPHSTDFQASLSSTNPNTHMGGGSADLPEMRGAGNQMNLQRPPSRPSLNIPHRPVSQEKKVPSGKQHYESLIPNIPISDHKLTDFLRTNLDNFDNLASLGLGNLQGLGNSNKDLLALHNGAWPLEGEKGSRSSSSNSEGGQEKIVRAFAEVMKNMARMKACVRPAMCKPYGKQSEALQKTLVDTIQLIQSLRSFLPPPHIPVSSWKNEDKHRLDHSTPYLSSLKAGGMEELCEQRKLD is encoded by the exons ATGGACCTGGCGGAAACTATGAAGAACATTGTTGCCAAAGGTATGCAAACTGAAATGGGTCCGCCGGGTGGAGGATCAGGCTACTCTGCGACACCGAGCAACGCCGGTTACGTCACGGAGAAGATGTACATGTTGCTACAAGcgtatttgcaaaataaaggATGGAATCCCAGTATCGAGCTACTGCAATGCTTCTCGGAATTCAAAGATGCCTCCATGATGCCGAGCGCCGCTTATTTACA AATGATGGCATCCAGAGTGGCGTTGGATTCACAGGGAAGATTAGTCCTTAGAGAGAATGGCAAGATAATACTACCCTACGAACACTTTGCTAATGCTGTAATGTTGAAACATATGAATGGACCGCACGGCTTACACTTAGGCTTGGAGGGTACGGTGAGAGCGGTTATGGAGTCCTACACTATCGGAAGAGAATGCTTTGGGATGGAGAAGGAGTTTATCATAGAAGTCGTGCAAAACTGTCCCAATCCTGCCTGCCGCTATTACAAAAATCAGCTGGAGCTCACTCAGAAGATGGGCCACATGGCACCGACTTACATCCAGGAGAATGAAGCGACCGCGTCTCTTCTGCGTTCTGGTTTTCCGCATAGCACAGATTTCCAGGCA AGCCTAAGCAGCACTAATCCAAATACACACATGGGAGGAGGATCTGCGGATTTACCGGAGATGAGGGGTGCTGGCAATCAAATGAATCTTCAACGTCCTCCAAGCCGTCCGTCATTAAATATTCCACATCGGCCTGTATCGCAAGAGAAGAAAGTGCCATCCGGCAAGCAGCATTATGAATCTCTAATACCTAATATACCAATCTCCGATCACAAGTTGACGGACTTTTTACGCACCAATCTGGATAACTTCGACAATCTCGCTTCTCTTGGTTTAGGAAACTTACAAGGATTAGGAAACTCCAATAAGGACCTGCTAGCGCTGCACAATGGTGCATGGCCTTTAGAAGGTGAAAAAGGATCCCGATCGTCATCTTCAAATTCAGAAG GTGGTCAAGAAAAGATTGTGCGCGCTTTTGCAGAAGTGATGAAGAACATGGCAAGGATGAAAGCTTGCGTACGACCGGCAATGTGCAAGCCGTACGGCAAACAATCCGAGGCTCTACAGAAAA CATTGGTCGATACAATACAGCTTATACAATCGTTGAGAAGTTTCTTGCCGCCCCCACATATACCAGTCTCGAGCTGGAAAAACGAAGATAAACACCGATTAGATCACAGTACCCCTTACTTGTCATCGTT aaaagcTGGCGGAATGGAAGAATTATGCGAGCAGCGTAAGCTAGACTAA